Proteins from a single region of Hymenobacter aquaticus:
- a CDS encoding gliding motility-associated C-terminal domain-containing protein, with translation MRLSFTLISGRAVGALLLVLALLRPGAASATHIVGGEMELQHRTGSLYTLTLNLYFDAVNGNAGALDQQMPASIFDKATQRRMLDVVLPLVSNTFVQYTNPACTQPTLSTRKLVYSRDVTLDAATYASASGYYASVERCCRNLGIRNIVNPGGAAQTFYLEFPAVVRGGQPFLDSTPRIFPPLGDYACRGELFYYDFGGQDADGDSLAYDLVTPLNGHTTANNPGPITPQAAPYSTVIWATGLSAQNQIPGTPALGIDARTGRLTVRPSQLGLFVFGVRCSEYRRGVKIGETRRDFQLYVLSCSVNAAPSVQLFPTASARAYQPGRDTLRLRPGTDHCLQVRFTDPDPSSQLTVTAQPVNFTSGSPGPTFTTATSGTVRAAGAPDTLTATLCFPGCQDTQGKVYLLDLIVADNGCSLPKRDTVRLAFTAEPAPNTPPVLTSSFPLPAVPETTPRIVRLPVGSGYAATLTGTDADGDALVLSATGRGFNLPAAGMSFGAQNGSGRATGTFRWQASCEAAQLGRLLVDFRLAESAACDAQPQLLTVQFEVVPTTDSVSFRPPNIITPNGDGINDVFALPTLPPDYCGAQFAGIRIFSRWGNEVYHSPDRSFQWQGSGIAGTYFYLITYTDGRRYKGWLEVAP, from the coding sequence ATGCGGCTGTCTTTTACCTTGATTTCGGGGCGCGCGGTAGGGGCTTTGCTGCTCGTGCTGGCCCTGCTGCGGCCGGGCGCGGCCTCGGCTACGCACATCGTGGGCGGCGAAATGGAGCTGCAACACCGCACCGGCAGCCTCTATACGCTCACGCTCAACCTCTACTTCGACGCCGTCAATGGCAACGCTGGCGCCCTCGACCAGCAGATGCCGGCCTCAATATTTGACAAGGCCACCCAGCGGCGCATGCTCGACGTGGTGCTGCCGCTGGTCAGCAACACGTTTGTGCAATACACCAACCCGGCCTGCACCCAGCCCACGCTCAGCACCCGCAAGCTGGTGTACAGCCGCGACGTTACCCTCGACGCGGCCACCTATGCCAGTGCCAGCGGCTACTACGCCTCGGTGGAGCGGTGCTGCCGCAACCTGGGCATTCGCAACATCGTCAACCCCGGCGGCGCGGCCCAGACCTTCTACCTGGAGTTTCCGGCCGTGGTGCGCGGCGGGCAGCCCTTTCTCGACTCCACGCCCCGCATCTTTCCGCCCCTGGGCGACTATGCCTGCCGCGGCGAGCTGTTCTACTACGACTTCGGTGGCCAGGATGCCGACGGCGACTCCCTGGCCTACGACCTGGTGACGCCCCTCAACGGCCACACTACCGCCAACAACCCCGGCCCCATCACGCCCCAGGCGGCTCCTTATAGTACCGTTATCTGGGCCACGGGCCTGAGCGCGCAAAACCAGATTCCTGGCACCCCGGCCCTGGGTATCGACGCGCGCACCGGCCGCCTCACCGTGCGACCCAGTCAGCTGGGCCTGTTCGTGTTCGGGGTGCGCTGCTCCGAGTACCGCCGGGGGGTGAAGATTGGTGAAACGCGCCGCGACTTTCAGCTCTACGTGCTGAGCTGCTCGGTGAATGCCGCGCCCAGCGTGCAGCTCTTTCCCACGGCCAGTGCCCGCGCCTACCAGCCTGGCCGCGACACGCTCCGCCTCCGGCCCGGCACCGACCACTGCCTGCAAGTGCGCTTCACCGACCCCGACCCCAGCTCCCAGCTTACCGTCACGGCCCAGCCCGTCAACTTCACCAGCGGCAGCCCCGGGCCCACGTTCACCACCGCCACCAGCGGCACGGTGCGGGCCGCCGGCGCCCCCGATACGCTCACGGCCACGCTCTGCTTTCCGGGCTGCCAGGATACCCAGGGTAAAGTCTACCTGCTCGACCTTATCGTGGCCGACAACGGCTGCAGCCTGCCCAAGCGCGACACGGTGCGCCTGGCTTTCACGGCCGAGCCGGCCCCCAACACGCCGCCCGTGCTGACGAGCAGCTTCCCGCTGCCCGCCGTGCCCGAAACTACGCCCCGTATCGTGCGCCTGCCGGTCGGCAGCGGGTATGCGGCCACGCTGACGGGTACCGATGCCGACGGCGACGCGCTGGTGCTGAGCGCCACCGGGCGGGGCTTCAACCTGCCCGCGGCCGGTATGTCGTTCGGGGCGCAAAACGGGAGTGGGCGCGCCACGGGCACTTTCCGCTGGCAGGCTTCGTGCGAGGCCGCCCAGCTGGGCCGCCTGCTGGTCGATTTCCGACTGGCCGAAAGCGCCGCCTGCGACGCCCAGCCCCAGCTGCTCACCGTGCAGTTTGAGGTCGTGCCCACCACCGATTCGGTCAGCTTCCGGCCCCCCAACATCATCACGCCCAACGGCGACGGAATCAACGACGTCTTCGCCCTGCCCACGCTGCCCCCTGACTATTGCGGCGCGCAGTTTGCCGGCATCCGCATCTTCTCCCGCTGGGGCAACGAAGTGTACCACTCCCCCGACCGCAGTTTTCAGTGGCAGGGCTCGGGTATTGCCGGCACCTACTTCTACCTGATTACCTACACCGATGGCCGCCGCTACAAAGGCTGGCTGGAAGTAGCGCCGTAA
- a CDS encoding cytochrome-c peroxidase, whose product MRPTSTWLLLLALAVFLLVACQQEADMQPLSLTAAAAELSALPETAPEPAANGSSAAKRSLGKLLFWDPILSGARDVSCASCHHPATGYADGLDLPVGTSGVGQGAARHFPAGTTIPFGQRNTSTVLNTAFNGLTATGGCAPEAAPMFWDMRVQSLEEQSLRPLVTLEEMQGSRFTPATALDSVVGRLRRNARYQELFAAAFPGSSPITAGNLGKALACFERTLVVTDTPVDRYLRGDKSALNAQQLQGLTAFVQSGCAKCHSGPMFSDFKTHILGIADNARHTTSDSGQDGTYAFRTPSLRNLAATAPYMHSGVLGTLPDVLRFYAPGRGGPRTSANPHVPTQSLDPLIPTRVDNPQAIVAFLLALSAGGFDTSIPAQVPSGLPVGGNIQ is encoded by the coding sequence ATGCGCCCTACTTCTACCTGGCTGTTGTTGCTGGCCCTGGCCGTGTTTCTGCTCGTTGCCTGCCAGCAGGAGGCCGACATGCAGCCCCTGAGCCTAACGGCGGCGGCGGCCGAGCTGAGCGCCCTGCCCGAAACCGCGCCCGAGCCGGCCGCCAACGGGTCGTCGGCGGCCAAGCGCAGCCTGGGCAAGCTCCTGTTCTGGGACCCCATCCTATCGGGCGCCCGCGACGTGAGCTGCGCCAGCTGCCACCACCCGGCCACCGGCTACGCCGACGGGCTCGACCTGCCGGTGGGCACCAGTGGGGTGGGGCAGGGGGCCGCCCGCCACTTCCCGGCCGGCACTACCATTCCCTTCGGGCAGCGCAACACGTCCACGGTGCTCAACACGGCCTTCAATGGGCTGACCGCCACTGGCGGCTGCGCCCCCGAGGCCGCCCCCATGTTCTGGGATATGCGGGTGCAGTCGTTGGAAGAGCAGTCGTTGCGGCCCCTGGTGACCCTGGAAGAAATGCAGGGCTCCCGCTTCACGCCCGCCACCGCCCTCGATTCGGTGGTCGGCCGGCTGCGGCGCAATGCCCGCTACCAGGAGCTGTTTGCCGCCGCTTTCCCCGGCAGCTCACCCATCACGGCCGGCAACCTGGGCAAGGCGCTGGCCTGCTTCGAGCGGACGCTGGTGGTGACCGATACGCCCGTGGACCGCTACCTGCGCGGCGACAAATCCGCCCTGAATGCCCAGCAGCTCCAGGGGCTGACGGCCTTCGTGCAGAGCGGCTGCGCCAAGTGCCACAGCGGCCCGATGTTTTCCGACTTCAAGACCCACATTCTGGGCATTGCCGACAATGCCCGGCATACCACCTCCGATTCGGGGCAGGACGGGACCTACGCCTTCCGCACCCCGAGCCTGCGCAACCTGGCCGCCACGGCACCCTACATGCACAGCGGCGTGCTCGGCACCCTGCCCGACGTGCTGCGCTTCTACGCCCCCGGCCGGGGCGGGCCGCGCACTTCCGCCAACCCCCACGTGCCCACCCAAAGCCTCGACCCGCTGATTCCGACCCGCGTCGACAACCCGCAGGCCATCGTGGCGTTCCTGCTGGCCCTCAGCGCCGGGGGCTTCGACACCAGCATTCCGGCCCAGGTGCCCAGCGGCCTGCCCGTGGGCGGCAACATTCAGTAG
- a CDS encoding LytR/AlgR family response regulator transcription factor yields the protein MILNCIAVDDEPLALKLVTTFIEQTPFLRLVGSYGKAVEALRGISQLPSVDVIFLDIQMPDLNGLELARILDRGPGGKGPRIIFTTAFNQFALEGFRVDALDYLLKPFDYDEFLRAATKAKTYAELTQAPASAPAAAGAPAPAEPAPPTEDYIYLKVEYQLVRVDYSDILYIEGLKDYIKVYRRSEPRPLLSLSSLKTLEDRLPAQQFMRVHRSYIIALNHIKSVTRGTVQIGDQTIPVSDRYRDTFDQFFSRWK from the coding sequence ATGATTCTCAACTGCATTGCCGTCGATGATGAGCCGCTGGCGCTCAAACTGGTGACGACCTTTATCGAGCAAACCCCGTTTCTGCGGCTGGTGGGCAGCTACGGCAAGGCCGTGGAAGCCCTGCGCGGCATTTCCCAGCTGCCCTCGGTCGACGTGATTTTCCTCGACATCCAGATGCCCGACCTCAACGGCCTGGAGCTGGCCCGCATCCTCGACCGGGGGCCGGGCGGCAAGGGGCCGCGCATCATCTTCACCACGGCCTTCAACCAGTTTGCCCTCGAAGGCTTCCGCGTCGATGCCCTCGACTACCTGCTCAAGCCCTTCGACTACGACGAGTTTCTGCGCGCGGCCACCAAGGCCAAAACCTACGCCGAACTTACTCAGGCCCCGGCCTCGGCTCCGGCGGCGGCAGGTGCCCCGGCGCCCGCCGAGCCCGCCCCGCCCACCGAGGACTACATCTACCTGAAGGTGGAATATCAGCTGGTGCGGGTCGACTACAGCGACATTCTCTACATCGAGGGCCTGAAGGATTACATCAAGGTGTACCGCCGCAGTGAGCCCAGGCCGCTGCTGTCCTTATCGAGCCTGAAAACCCTGGAAGACCGCCTGCCCGCCCAGCAGTTTATGCGCGTGCACCGCTCCTACATCATTGCCCTGAACCACATCAAATCCGTGACGCGGGGCACCGTGCAGATCGGCGACCAGACCATTCCCGTCAGCGACCGGTACCGCGACACGTTCGACCAGTTTTTCAGCCGCTGGAAGTAA
- a CDS encoding sensor histidine kinase, which yields MPSTLQRYAPTLFVHLLILSLAGLLLSMPPPGQPSPLPTAFLLKQGIVFGLLVALFYANLRLAVPRLLYGRHAPLYLALLAGAVVAVLAVHQQLENGLRVPQLLAQAREDALNVNPWCAPRPHMQLGPADEPQFLNLSILLITVLVLGMGTTLAAVQKGQRDAESRQVLEQARLATELSLLKAQINPHFFFNTLNNIYSLTLIDGNQARAALHRLSRMMRYVLYETPADTTLLSQEVTFVRDYIELMHLRLTDEVQVTFQVPEPLLNAPIAPMLLLPYVENAFKHGVGASGPSHIFVALRQPDERTLALEVRNTLFPKQATLAEGGGIGLVNTLRRLELLYPGRYSLVVHERTPDNEYQVLLTLTLL from the coding sequence GTGCCGTCTACTTTGCAGCGTTACGCCCCTACGCTCTTCGTTCACCTGCTGATTCTGAGCCTGGCCGGGCTGCTGCTGTCCATGCCGCCGCCGGGCCAGCCCAGTCCGCTGCCCACGGCCTTTCTGCTCAAGCAGGGCATTGTGTTCGGGTTGCTGGTAGCCTTGTTTTATGCCAACCTGCGCCTGGCCGTGCCCCGCCTGCTCTACGGCCGCCACGCGCCCCTCTACCTGGCGCTGCTGGCCGGGGCGGTGGTGGCGGTGCTGGCCGTGCATCAGCAGCTGGAAAATGGCCTGCGCGTGCCCCAGCTGCTGGCCCAGGCCCGCGAAGATGCCCTAAACGTGAATCCGTGGTGCGCCCCGCGGCCTCACATGCAGCTGGGCCCCGCCGACGAGCCGCAGTTCCTGAACCTGAGCATTCTGCTGATTACGGTGCTGGTGCTGGGCATGGGCACCACCCTGGCCGCCGTGCAGAAAGGCCAGCGCGACGCCGAAAGCCGCCAGGTGCTGGAGCAGGCCCGCCTGGCCACCGAACTCTCGCTGCTGAAGGCCCAGATCAACCCGCACTTCTTCTTCAACACGCTCAACAACATCTACTCGCTCACGCTCATCGACGGCAACCAGGCCCGGGCGGCCCTGCACCGCCTCTCGCGCATGATGCGCTACGTGCTCTACGAAACCCCCGCCGATACCACCCTGCTCAGCCAGGAAGTGACCTTCGTGCGCGACTACATCGAGCTGATGCACCTGCGCCTGACCGACGAAGTGCAAGTCACCTTCCAGGTGCCCGAGCCCTTGCTCAACGCCCCCATCGCGCCCATGCTGCTGCTGCCCTACGTCGAGAATGCCTTCAAGCACGGCGTGGGCGCCTCCGGGCCCAGCCACATCTTCGTGGCCCTGCGCCAGCCCGACGAGCGCACCCTGGCGTTGGAAGTGCGCAACACGCTCTTTCCCAAGCAGGCTACTCTGGCTGAGGGCGGCGGCATCGGGCTGGTCAACACCCTGCGCCGCCTCGAGTTGCTCTACCCCGGCCGCTACTCCCTGGTGGTGCACGAGCGCACGCCCGACAACGAATATCAGGTGCTTCTGACCCTTACGCTGCTATGA
- a CDS encoding glycosyltransferase, which yields MKSIFTSDLLPTTQGRCSAEALPLAVLCQSADWGPVEQQTLWLAQALYHTGRPVLLLAPPAAPLLCEAQSLGLPTGAVAAGLVGIAPLARQLRQHGTRVLLTTRPTDLGVARLLKLWQGATLRLVHRQLEPLAATGGLHAWWNSRHTHAVDACVAAYPRVARQVQQHAALDPRRLWVVPPVWLPEPRLEQPAPPAEARHLLDLPARALLVGVVARDAAGPAFALEALYRLREEEGVAAELVVIGCPDTPPGADYWARLRELAGQLRLSHCVHLRPLHNAAHPVLFYQALDGLLLPDQANTAGMALLGAMAAGCPLVSQASADAPDLLEDGRTGLLFPVHDLARCAATLALALTQPGPAQRRAGRAAALVRQHCSPGRQARQLEAIIEYVCRHETLV from the coding sequence ATGAAATCAATCTTTACGTCCGATCTGCTGCCGACTACGCAAGGGCGCTGCTCCGCCGAGGCGCTGCCCCTGGCCGTGCTGTGCCAGTCGGCGGACTGGGGCCCGGTGGAGCAGCAGACGCTCTGGCTCGCGCAGGCCCTGTACCACACCGGCCGGCCCGTGTTGCTCTTGGCCCCGCCCGCCGCGCCCTTGCTGTGCGAAGCCCAGTCCCTGGGGCTGCCCACCGGGGCCGTAGCGGCCGGGTTGGTGGGTATTGCCCCGCTGGCCCGGCAGCTGCGGCAGCACGGCACCCGCGTGCTGCTCACCACCCGCCCCACCGACCTGGGCGTGGCCCGCCTGCTCAAACTGTGGCAGGGCGCTACGTTGCGCCTGGTGCACCGGCAACTGGAGCCGCTGGCTGCGACAGGGGGGCTGCATGCCTGGTGGAACAGCCGGCACACGCACGCCGTGGATGCCTGCGTGGCGGCGTACCCCAGGGTCGCGCGGCAGGTGCAGCAGCACGCCGCCCTCGACCCGCGCCGCTTGTGGGTGGTGCCACCGGTATGGTTGCCCGAGCCAAGACTAGAGCAGCCGGCCCCGCCGGCCGAGGCGCGCCACCTGCTCGATTTGCCCGCCCGGGCCCTGCTGGTGGGCGTCGTGGCGCGCGATGCGGCGGGGCCGGCCTTTGCCCTCGAAGCCCTGTACCGCCTGCGGGAGGAAGAAGGCGTGGCGGCCGAGCTGGTTGTCATTGGTTGCCCCGATACGCCCCCGGGAGCAGACTACTGGGCCAGGCTGCGGGAGCTGGCCGGGCAGCTGCGCCTGAGCCACTGCGTGCATCTGCGGCCCCTGCACAACGCGGCCCACCCCGTTCTGTTCTACCAGGCCCTGGACGGGCTGCTGCTGCCCGACCAGGCCAATACGGCCGGCATGGCGCTGCTGGGGGCTATGGCCGCGGGCTGTCCGCTGGTTAGCCAAGCCAGCGCCGACGCCCCCGACCTGCTGGAGGACGGCCGCACCGGCCTGCTGTTTCCTGTTCATGATCTGGCCCGGTGCGCGGCTACCCTGGCCCTGGCCCTCACGCAGCCCGGCCCCGCGCAACGCCGGGCCGGCCGCGCCGCGGCCCTGGTGCGGCAGCACTGCAGCCCCGGCCGGCAGGCCCGGCAGTTGGAGGCCATCATCGAGTATGTTTGCCGCCACGAAACCCTTGTGTAA
- a CDS encoding PqqD family protein, whose amino-acid sequence MKLKKNIATSETGFIFNPATGDSFAANALAAEIIGLLKQEQSAADIKASILARYEVEPTQLEKDWDDLVAQLRDHNLLD is encoded by the coding sequence ATGAAACTCAAAAAGAACATTGCCACCAGCGAAACCGGGTTCATCTTCAACCCCGCTACCGGCGACTCGTTTGCGGCCAATGCCCTGGCGGCCGAAATCATCGGGTTGCTGAAGCAGGAGCAGTCGGCGGCCGACATCAAGGCCTCGATTCTGGCGCGCTACGAGGTGGAGCCCACGCAGCTGGAAAAGGACTGGGACGACCTGGTGGCCCAGCTGCGCGACCATAACCTGCTCGACTAG
- a CDS encoding ATP-grasp domain-containing protein produces MTLQPTRPRYTIAVTGLNAIDSPGPGVAVIRALREAPGFAVRIIGLSYEALEPGIYMHELVDKTYQIPYPGAGTTALLERLTHVQEHEHLDLLIPNFDAELPNFIRLSGRLLVLGIRTFLPSLEQLDQRDKLHLRAFGQAHDLLVPDDEPVFRLDELRRAGERLGYPLVVKGKFYDATVAHTWEQAQKAFHQLHATWGLPVIAQEFVAGHEINIAGLGDGAGRLISAVPMRKLYITDKGKAWAGITLEDPALLALAEQFVAATHWRGGFELELMRGSGGELHIMEINPRFPAWVYLTAASGQNQPAALVHLALGEPVAPMQGYAVGRMFIRYAWDLITDNTEFHQISAFGEL; encoded by the coding sequence ATGACCCTGCAGCCCACCCGCCCGCGCTATACCATTGCCGTCACGGGCCTGAATGCCATTGACTCGCCGGGCCCCGGCGTGGCCGTTATCCGGGCCCTGCGGGAGGCGCCGGGCTTTGCCGTGCGCATCATCGGGCTCAGCTACGAGGCCCTGGAGCCGGGCATCTACATGCACGAGCTGGTGGACAAAACCTACCAGATTCCGTACCCCGGCGCGGGCACCACGGCCCTGCTGGAGCGTCTCACCCACGTGCAGGAGCACGAGCACCTCGATTTGCTAATTCCTAACTTCGACGCCGAGCTGCCCAATTTTATCCGGCTCAGCGGCCGGCTGCTGGTCCTGGGCATCCGCACGTTTTTGCCTTCCCTGGAGCAGCTCGACCAGCGCGACAAGCTGCACCTGCGCGCCTTCGGCCAGGCCCACGACCTGCTCGTGCCCGACGACGAGCCGGTGTTCCGGCTTGACGAGCTGCGCCGGGCCGGCGAGCGGCTGGGCTACCCGCTGGTGGTGAAAGGCAAGTTTTACGACGCCACCGTGGCCCACACCTGGGAGCAGGCCCAGAAGGCGTTTCACCAGCTGCACGCCACCTGGGGCCTGCCCGTTATTGCCCAGGAGTTTGTGGCGGGCCACGAAATCAACATTGCCGGCCTCGGCGACGGCGCGGGCCGGCTCATCAGCGCCGTGCCCATGCGCAAGCTCTACATCACCGACAAAGGCAAGGCCTGGGCCGGCATCACCCTGGAAGACCCGGCCCTGCTGGCGCTGGCCGAGCAGTTTGTGGCCGCTACGCACTGGCGCGGCGGCTTCGAGCTGGAGCTGATGCGCGGCAGCGGCGGCGAGCTGCACATCATGGAAATCAACCCGCGCTTTCCGGCCTGGGTGTACCTCACGGCGGCTTCGGGCCAGAACCAGCCGGCCGCCCTGGTGCACCTGGCCCTGGGCGAGCCGGTGGCCCCGATGCAGGGCTACGCCGTGGGCCGCATGTTTATCCGCTACGCCTGGGACCTGATTACGGATAACACCGAGTTTCACCAGATTTCCGCGTTTGGGGAGCTATGA
- a CDS encoding type III PLP-dependent enzyme domain-containing protein translates to MTPTPKLRYERPVLRKLNAGLMNKFGTRSEVQPVTHIDEAAVKDLLAEFGSPVFVLSEKQLRRNYQYAVRAFRTRYPRVQFAWSYKTNYLNAVCRIFHQEGSWAEVVSGMEYDKALLNGVPGNRIIFNGPHKTREELRRAAENDSLIHLDHFDELYALLELAAELPRRPRVAVRVNMDTGVYPQWDRFGFTYENGQAWNAIQRIVASGRLALVGLHCHIGTFMLSTKAYAVAAGKLCDLALNCRNTLNTPIEYLDLGGGFPSTNSLKGAYLPGTDTAPSVDEFAEAITSTIQSCGFRPDELPLLILETGRALVDDAGYLLGTVVANKRLADGRRATILDFGVNLLFTSYWYDHKISPAGDFSHHTEETVLYGPLCMNIDVVRESVSLPLLNPGDQLVVHKVGAYNMTQWQQFIHLRPNIVLLDAQSRPHLVRQAETLEYLQQLEQVPAHLQAVNLP, encoded by the coding sequence GTGACTCCAACTCCTAAACTTCGCTACGAGCGGCCGGTGCTCAGGAAGCTCAACGCCGGGCTGATGAACAAGTTTGGCACCCGCTCGGAGGTGCAGCCGGTAACGCACATCGACGAGGCGGCGGTGAAAGACCTGCTGGCCGAGTTTGGCTCGCCGGTGTTCGTGCTGAGCGAAAAGCAGCTGCGGCGCAACTACCAGTACGCGGTGCGCGCCTTCCGCACGCGCTACCCCCGGGTGCAGTTCGCGTGGTCCTACAAAACCAACTACCTGAACGCGGTGTGCCGCATTTTCCACCAGGAAGGCTCCTGGGCCGAGGTGGTATCGGGCATGGAATACGACAAGGCGTTGCTGAATGGCGTGCCCGGCAACCGCATCATTTTCAACGGCCCCCACAAAACCCGTGAGGAGCTGCGCCGGGCCGCCGAAAACGACTCCCTGATTCACCTCGACCATTTCGACGAGCTGTACGCGCTGCTGGAGCTGGCCGCCGAGCTGCCGCGCCGGCCCCGGGTAGCCGTGCGCGTGAACATGGACACGGGCGTGTACCCGCAGTGGGACCGGTTTGGCTTCACCTACGAAAACGGGCAGGCCTGGAACGCCATTCAGCGCATCGTGGCCTCGGGGCGGCTGGCGCTGGTGGGCCTGCACTGCCACATCGGCACGTTTATGCTCAGCACCAAGGCCTACGCCGTGGCGGCGGGCAAGCTCTGCGACTTGGCGCTGAATTGCCGCAACACGCTCAACACGCCCATCGAGTACCTCGATTTGGGCGGCGGTTTCCCCTCGACCAACTCCCTGAAGGGCGCCTACCTGCCCGGCACCGACACGGCCCCCTCGGTCGACGAATTTGCCGAGGCCATTACCAGCACGATTCAAAGCTGCGGCTTCCGGCCCGATGAGCTGCCCCTGCTGATTCTGGAAACCGGCCGGGCCCTGGTCGACGACGCGGGCTATTTGCTGGGCACGGTGGTGGCCAATAAGCGCCTGGCCGACGGCCGCCGCGCCACCATCCTCGACTTCGGCGTGAACCTGCTGTTCACCTCCTACTGGTACGACCACAAGATCAGTCCGGCCGGCGACTTTTCCCACCACACCGAGGAAACCGTGCTCTACGGCCCGCTGTGCATGAACATCGACGTGGTGCGGGAAAGCGTGAGCCTGCCCCTGCTCAACCCCGGCGACCAGCTGGTGGTGCACAAGGTGGGAGCCTACAACATGACCCAGTGGCAGCAGTTTATTCACCTGCGGCCCAACATCGTGCTGCTCGACGCGCAGAGCCGGCCCCACCTCGTGCGCCAGGCCGAAACCCTGGAGTATCTGCAGCAGCTGGAGCAGGTGCCCGCGCATCTACAGGCCGTAAACCTGCCCTAA